In one window of Actinomycetota bacterium DNA:
- a CDS encoding DUF86 domain-containing protein has product MQREPRAYVADIITACDAIALDINGVDVAAYLDTRAIRSAVEREFIIIGEAMNILGDLEPDAFARITQARTIVDFRNQLTHGYMTVNDKLVWAYAVRDAPLLRDECAILLAEMDAGAAD; this is encoded by the coding sequence ATGCAGCGTGAGCCGCGGGCCTACGTCGCTGACATCATCACTGCATGCGACGCCATCGCGCTCGACATCAACGGCGTCGATGTCGCTGCGTATCTCGACACTCGCGCAATCCGCTCGGCAGTTGAGCGTGAGTTCATCATCATCGGCGAAGCAATGAACATCCTCGGTGACCTTGAGCCGGATGCGTTTGCGCGCATCACACAAGCGCGCACCATCGTCGACTTCCGCAACCAGCTCACGCATGGGTACATGACGGTCAACGACAAGCTCGTGTGGGCCTATGCGGTTCGCGATGCTCCGCTTCTGCGAGACGAATGCGCTATTCTGCTTGCG